A single genomic interval of Blastopirellula marina harbors:
- a CDS encoding ATP-binding protein, with the protein MTLVNRVSTFFLVALAVCLIGFSLTMSLFIRHHMLAEFDAHLRSSLNILSAGLEAEEDSIKWQPNEHTIELGDEHEQNEIRWILVDGSRQVIDRSDNLIATDASDELLLELAAKPHAGSFDISQQGQWRYLQKQLIATDPIPQDERESDEFERILVTVAQPADQLSADLYRLGILAVVLPIVFWCVAALLGRAFCRRALLPVVTMAQQARSTKFNDFSSRLPISSERDELADMAAAFNGLLDRLETSFRRQQAFAGDAAHQLKTPLTVLRGQIDVAMLRPRNPEQYQEILHTLSEQTFQLQRIIDSLLMLARDDHEHPSDWQQLPLADWLEEYALRWSEHERAGDIHWSVSPEAMLATSPSLLQVVLDNFIDNAAKFSPPGSPIEVAFKSHENRTEISVANAGSTIAIEDRHRIFEPFYRSQEARRRGVAGTGLGLAMVARVAQRLGGQLSCDSPRINTTRFVLILQNSSQSMDKVVCQRSEHNLA; encoded by the coding sequence ATGACCCTTGTCAATCGAGTCTCGACCTTCTTCCTGGTGGCATTAGCGGTTTGCCTGATTGGTTTTTCGCTAACGATGTCGCTCTTCATTCGGCATCACATGCTGGCCGAATTCGATGCGCACCTTCGGTCCTCGCTGAACATTCTTTCGGCTGGTCTCGAAGCGGAAGAGGATAGCATCAAGTGGCAACCGAACGAGCACACGATCGAACTGGGGGACGAGCACGAGCAAAACGAAATCCGCTGGATTCTAGTGGATGGAAGTCGCCAAGTGATCGATCGCTCGGATAACTTGATTGCGACCGACGCGAGCGATGAACTGCTCCTCGAGCTGGCCGCGAAACCGCACGCCGGATCGTTCGATATTTCGCAACAAGGTCAATGGCGCTATCTGCAAAAGCAACTTATCGCCACCGATCCCATACCGCAGGACGAGCGGGAATCGGATGAGTTTGAACGGATCTTGGTGACGGTGGCGCAACCCGCCGATCAGCTGAGTGCGGACCTTTACCGCCTAGGAATCTTGGCGGTCGTCTTGCCGATTGTGTTTTGGTGTGTGGCGGCATTGCTGGGGCGAGCGTTTTGTCGCCGGGCATTACTACCGGTCGTCACGATGGCACAGCAAGCACGCAGCACCAAGTTCAATGACTTCTCCTCGCGACTACCGATCAGTTCAGAGAGGGACGAACTAGCCGACATGGCCGCAGCCTTCAACGGACTGCTTGATCGGCTAGAGACGTCGTTCCGCCGCCAGCAAGCATTCGCCGGAGACGCCGCTCACCAGCTGAAGACACCGCTGACGGTTTTGCGAGGCCAAATCGACGTGGCCATGCTGCGGCCGCGCAATCCTGAGCAATACCAAGAGATCTTGCACACGTTAAGCGAGCAGACGTTCCAGCTACAACGAATCATCGACTCACTGTTAATGTTGGCCCGCGACGACCACGAGCATCCTAGCGATTGGCAGCAATTGCCTCTTGCCGATTGGCTGGAGGAATACGCCCTACGGTGGTCGGAACACGAGCGAGCCGGTGACATTCACTGGTCCGTTTCCCCGGAGGCGATGCTGGCAACTTCCCCCAGTTTGCTGCAGGTGGTGCTCGATAATTTCATCGACAATGCTGCCAAGTTCAGCCCGCCAGGCAGTCCAATCGAAGTTGCTTTTAAATCGCACGAAAATCGAACGGAGATTTCGGTCGCCAACGCAGGCTCGACCATTGCCATCGAGGATCGACACCGGATCTTCGAGCCTTTCTATCGCAGCCAGGAAGCACGTCGTCGGGGAGTCGCTGGAACCGGTTTAGGACTGGCCATGGTGGCCCGTGTTGCGCAGCGTTTGGGAGGCCAACTTAGCTGCGATTCACCCCGAATTAACACAACTCGATTTGTGTTAATTTTGCAAAACTCTAGTCAATCGATGGACAAAGTTGTTTGCCAGCGCAGTGAGCACAACCTAGCCTAA